The Kribbella shirazensis genomic interval GAGACCTTCGGCCTGTCGGTCGACGTGGTGGACGGGATCGAGTTCGACCACGGCTACATCTCGATGTACATGGTCACCGACCGGGAGCGGATGGAGGCCGTGTACGAGAATCCGGTCATCCTGCTCACCAACAAGAAGATCACCCAGGTCCAGGACATCATGCCGACCGTCGAGGTGGCCAAGCGGGCGGACCGGCCGCTGGTCGTGCTGGCGGAGGATGTCGACGGCCCCGCGCTCCAGCTGTTGGTGGGCGGCAACATGCACAACACCATGCGGTCGGTTGTCGTCCGGGCTCCTGGCTTCGGCCACCGCCGGCTCGCCGAACTCGAGGATCTCGCGGTCGCCCTCGGCGGCCGTGTGATCGCGAACGACACCGGCCTCGAGCTGGCCGAGGTCGCGCTCGACCACCTCGGATCGTGTGACCGGATCACGATCACGGAGAACGGTACGACGATCGTCGGCGGCCATGGCGATCCGAGGCTGGTCGAGGCCCGGCTGGCCCAGTTGGAGACGCAGTTCGAGCGGGCCAGGATCGATGCCGACCAGGACAACCTGCAGCTCCGGATGGCCCGGCTGTCCGGCCGGGTGGCCGTGGTCCGGGTCGGCGGCGCGACGAGTGTCGAGCTCAAGGAGCGGATGCTGCGGGTCGAGGACTCGCTGGCCGCGACCCGGGCCGCTCTCGAGGAAGGGGTCGTCGCAGGCGGAGGTACGGCGCTGGTCCAGGCGCAGGAAACGGTGTCCCGGGTCGAGCTGACCGGTGACGACGCGGTCGGCCGTGAAGTGGTCCGGCGGGCGTTGTCCGAACCGTTGCGCTGGATCGCGATCAACGCCGGGTACGACGGCGACGAGGTGATCGAGAAGGTGGCCGGCCTGCCGCTGGGCCACGGGTTCAACGCCCTGACCGGCGCCTACGCGGACATGTTCGACGAAGGGGTGATGGATCCGCTCAAGGTCACGCGCGCGGCACTGGAGAGCGCGGCGTCCATCGCGGCACTGTTGATCACGACGGAGACCGCCGTCGTCGAGGAGGTCATCGGCCACCCCGGCGCGATCATGGCCCCGGGCTTCGGTGACCTGGCCGAAGGCATGGTCCGTCCCTCCAACATCTACTGACCCATGACACTCGACCAGCTCCCACGGGCGTCCAGTGCGGTGGTGATCGCACTGGACAGCGCCGGCGCCGAAAGGCTCCGGCTGATGGACCTCGGGATCCTGCCCGGCACCGAGGTACGGGCCGATCTGACGAGTCCACTGGGCGATCCCACCGCGTACCTGGTCCGGGGCAGCCTGATCGTGCTGCGCCGCACGCAAGCCCGGGCGATTCATGTCGAACTGGCGGCGACATGAGTCACGACTGCGTGAGCTGCGCGCTCAACCCGCAGCGGTTGGAGGTGGTTGCCGGCAGTCACGACTTCGTGGTCGTGGTCGCCGGCAACCCGAACACCGGCAAAAGCACGGTGTTCAACGCCCTCACCGGACTGCGGCAACGCTCCGGGAACTGGCCCGGTACGACGGTCACCCGGGCCGAAGGCGGCTACCGGCACAACGGGCGCGGGTACAAGGTCGTCGACCTGCCCGGGGTCTACTCGCTGCGATCGGCGACGGGGGAGGAAGACGTCGCCCGTGCCTACCTGGAGAACGGCATCCACGACGTCAC includes:
- a CDS encoding FeoA family protein; translated protein: MTLDQLPRASSAVVIALDSAGAERLRLMDLGILPGTEVRADLTSPLGDPTAYLVRGSLIVLRRTQARAIHVELAAT
- the groL gene encoding chaperonin GroEL (60 kDa chaperone family; promotes refolding of misfolded polypeptides especially under stressful conditions; forms two stacked rings of heptamers to form a barrel-shaped 14mer; ends can be capped by GroES; misfolded proteins enter the barrel where they are refolded when GroES binds) codes for the protein MAKELRFNEEARRLLESGVNALADAIKVTLGPKGRNAVLEKLTGPPTITNDGVTIAREIQLREPFANMGAQLVKEVAMKTNGVVGDGTTTATVLAQAMVREGLRAVDAGANPMRVRRGIEQTVPVVVETLRSWAADVGGRQDLRHIATLAASDDESIGDTVAEAVDRVGRNGIVTTEESETFGLSVDVVDGIEFDHGYISMYMVTDRERMEAVYENPVILLTNKKITQVQDIMPTVEVAKRADRPLVVLAEDVDGPALQLLVGGNMHNTMRSVVVRAPGFGHRRLAELEDLAVALGGRVIANDTGLELAEVALDHLGSCDRITITENGTTIVGGHGDPRLVEARLAQLETQFERARIDADQDNLQLRMARLSGRVAVVRVGGATSVELKERMLRVEDSLAATRAALEEGVVAGGGTALVQAQETVSRVELTGDDAVGREVVRRALSEPLRWIAINAGYDGDEVIEKVAGLPLGHGFNALTGAYADMFDEGVMDPLKVTRAALESAASIAALLITTETAVVEEVIGHPGAIMAPGFGDLAEGMVRPSNIY